The Methanosphaera sp. BMS genome contains a region encoding:
- a CDS encoding zinc ribbon domain-containing protein — MKFCQSCAMPITEELYGTNKDGSLNDEYCKYCYQDGEFTSDCTMEEMIEMCIPLTVEHSDMDEQSVTIMLNKVIPELKRWKKE, encoded by the coding sequence ATGAAGTTTTGTCAATCATGTGCAATGCCAATTACAGAGGAGCTATACGGTACAAATAAAGACGGAAGCCTAAATGATGAATACTGCAAATACTGCTATCAGGATGGTGAATTTACATCCGATTGTACAATGGAAGAAATGATTGAAATGTGCATACCATTAACAGTTGAACACTCTGATATGGATGAACAAAGTGTCACGATAATGTTAAATAAGGTTATTCCAGAACTTAAACGCTGGAAAAAAGAATAA
- a CDS encoding EFR1 family ferrodoxin (N-terminal region resembles flavodoxins. C-terminal ferrodoxin region binds two 4Fe-4S clusters.), whose protein sequence is MIIYFSATGNCKYVAKRISEETGDNIHSLIALNKNKEYTLELKKDESLGIITPTYFWGLPVLVRQYLSNMNIKTDNDNLFIYAVSTYGTSPGASIAIIDDLLKDKGFRLSSKYTLMMVDTWTVMFDLTKEENIAEFTRDTDNKLNMIIDSISSAKNEDLTEKTKPKLFSKFAQFAYNLDRKTSYFTVDDSCTLCGLCSKDCPVDAIEIKDKKVVWVKDKCLLCFRCLHRCPTFSIEYKNKTKVNGQYTNPNITEFD, encoded by the coding sequence ATGATTATATACTTTTCTGCAACGGGTAACTGTAAATATGTGGCAAAAAGAATATCCGAAGAAACTGGTGATAATATCCACTCACTGATAGCTTTAAACAAGAACAAGGAGTATACATTGGAACTTAAAAAGGATGAATCATTGGGTATTATAACTCCAACATACTTCTGGGGACTACCGGTACTTGTCAGGCAATACCTTTCAAACATGAACATAAAAACGGACAATGATAATCTCTTTATCTATGCGGTAAGTACTTATGGAACAAGTCCCGGAGCATCCATTGCCATAATCGATGATCTATTGAAAGATAAAGGATTTAGATTAAGCTCCAAGTATACATTAATGATGGTGGATACATGGACGGTGATGTTTGATTTAACAAAAGAGGAGAACATAGCCGAATTTACCCGGGATACCGATAATAAGTTAAACATGATTATTGATAGCATTTCAAGTGCTAAAAATGAGGATTTAACCGAGAAAACCAAACCTAAACTATTTAGTAAATTTGCACAGTTTGCATATAATCTGGATAGAAAAACATCCTATTTTACCGTGGATGACTCATGTACATTGTGCGGTTTGTGCTCAAAGGATTGTCCCGTTGATGCTATAGAAATCAAGGATAAAAAGGTTGTATGGGTTAAAGATAAATGTCTGCTATGCTTTAGATGTTTACATAGATGTCCAACATTTTCAATCGAATATAAAAACAAGACAAAGGTCAATGGACAATATACTAATCCAAACATAACCGAGTTTGACTAG
- a CDS encoding flavodoxin domain-containing protein: MKIIIYASEYGSTKQYAMELSEKTGIRAVDYQKLDDINSYNTIIYLGGLYAGGILGMKKTFSKISDVSAKRIIIATVGLADVSDKNNTHTIRKNIKGQLSDDVYNQAHIYFLRGAIDYSRLGLKHKTMMALLYRKAKRLNENQKTAEVKAMIETYGKKVSFIDFNSLNPIIDEIKGCSYD, encoded by the coding sequence ATGAAGATAATAATTTACGCATCAGAATACGGTTCAACAAAGCAATATGCAATGGAATTATCTGAAAAAACAGGTATCAGGGCAGTTGACTATCAAAAATTAGATGATATAAATTCATATAATACTATAATATATCTTGGTGGCTTATATGCCGGTGGCATACTTGGTATGAAAAAGACATTCAGTAAAATAAGTGATGTTTCTGCTAAAAGGATAATCATTGCAACGGTAGGCTTGGCAGATGTGAGTGATAAAAACAATACCCATACAATAAGAAAGAATATAAAAGGACAGTTGTCTGATGATGTGTATAATCAGGCTCATATATATTTTTTAAGGGGGGCAATAGACTATTCCCGTCTTGGACTAAAACACAAGACGATGATGGCATTATTATACCGAAAGGCAAAAAGATTAAATGAGAATCAAAAAACTGCAGAAGTAAAAGCCATGATTGAAACTTATGGTAAAAAGGTTAGTTTCATAGATTTTAATTCTTTAAATCCTATAATTGATGAAATCAAAGGATGTTCCTATGATTAA
- the pyk gene encoding pyruvate kinase, with product MKKTKIICSIGPASDCVEVMSKMVNNGMDCARINLSHATQENMLKTIEVIRQVREECNVPIAIMYDTKGPEFRTLKFKDGCVNLKKGDTIKMSKSCIIGDEYEFGVNHSEAIDFIEVGDKVLIDNALFELEVINKKEDYIVLEALADGKIQNNKTINVPGVDLKLEFMSIKDKEDITFAAKHACDYLALSFVNTKEDVIEAREIIKEAGGDALIISKIESKKGIENIDEIINESDGVMVARGDLGVNVPMEELPILQKSIIRKCRQKGKFAIVATEMLASMYENQRPTRAEVSDVANAILDGTDCVMLSGETTVGLYPVESVSIMSDICKYVESTIDYTKHISYIGSIGTSDTIARLVVDAVEYTNIKAIVTTTMTGFTARKISNLRPNTTILACCPSNHIAEKVLLNFGVKPVVTKIYESTDKMVANCKKVAQKEFNLKKGDLIIITGGFPIGKSRKTNYLRIMEI from the coding sequence GTGAAAAAGACAAAAATCATTTGTAGTATCGGACCGGCATCCGATTGCGTTGAGGTTATGAGCAAAATGGTAAACAACGGGATGGACTGTGCACGTATAAATCTTAGTCATGCCACACAAGAGAATATGCTTAAAACAATCGAAGTAATAAGACAGGTACGTGAAGAATGCAATGTACCCATAGCCATCATGTATGATACCAAGGGTCCCGAGTTTAGAACCTTGAAATTCAAGGACGGATGTGTCAACCTTAAAAAAGGTGACACAATTAAAATGAGCAAAAGTTGCATAATTGGAGATGAATATGAATTTGGAGTCAATCACTCAGAAGCAATCGACTTTATAGAAGTAGGTGACAAGGTACTTATAGACAATGCACTCTTTGAACTGGAAGTCATCAACAAAAAAGAGGATTATATAGTACTGGAAGCCTTGGCTGATGGAAAAATACAAAACAACAAGACAATCAACGTACCCGGAGTTGATTTGAAGCTTGAATTTATGAGCATAAAAGATAAAGAAGACATTACCTTTGCTGCTAAACATGCATGTGACTACCTGGCATTATCCTTTGTAAATACAAAAGAGGATGTAATTGAGGCTCGTGAAATCATTAAAGAGGCAGGAGGAGATGCCCTGATAATTTCAAAGATTGAAAGTAAAAAGGGTATTGAAAATATTGATGAAATCATCAATGAATCCGATGGAGTTATGGTGGCAAGGGGAGACTTGGGAGTAAATGTTCCAATGGAAGAACTACCGATACTTCAAAAGAGCATTATTAGAAAATGTCGGCAAAAAGGTAAATTTGCCATTGTAGCCACTGAAATGCTGGCATCAATGTATGAAAATCAACGACCGACACGGGCAGAAGTATCGGATGTGGCAAATGCCATTTTAGATGGAACAGATTGTGTGATGCTCTCCGGTGAGACTACTGTTGGATTATATCCTGTTGAATCTGTTTCAATTATGAGTGATATATGTAAATATGTGGAGTCAACCATCGACTATACAAAACACATATCATACATAGGCTCAATAGGCACTAGCGATACGATTGCCAGATTGGTTGTGGATGCCGTTGAATACACAAATATCAAAGCGATAGTGACAACTACCATGACAGGTTTTACTGCCCGTAAAATCAGTAATCTAAGACCAAACACTACAATCCTTGCTTGTTGTCCATCCAATCATATAGCTGAGAAGGTTCTGTTGAACTTTGGCGTTAAGCCCGTTGTGACCAAGATATATGAAAGTACTGATAAAATGGTTGCAAACTGTAAGAAAGTAGCACAAAAGGAATTTAATCTGAAAAAAGGTGATTTGATAATAATTACCGGAGGTTTTCCAATAGGCAAGTCAAGAAAAACCAACTATTTGAGAATCATGGAGATATAA